A window of the Myxococcus fulvus genome harbors these coding sequences:
- the tal gene encoding transaldolase: MNPLRQLEEFGQAVWVDNLQRSYITQGTLQKLITEDGLKGLTSNPTIFQKAVAGSEDYEDLFQSARGQGRSAGDVYEQLAVRDVQGAADILRSVYDALKGRDGYASLEVSPRLANDTKATLEEARRLWKTLDRPNVMIKVPGTEAGVPAIEQLTAEGLNINVTLLFSQERYRQVTHAYLTGLERFAKAGGDLSKVSSVASFFVSRIDVAVDKEIEQRLKAGVTAEQRKVLESLHGKVAIANAKLAYRIYQEVFSSPRWKALSAKGAKVQRVLWASTSTKDPKLRDVLYIEELIGPDTVNTMPPATIDAFRDHGKVRTTLLEDLAGAKETMRQLEAGGVSMKSVTERLAVDGVRLFEESFDALLKAVEAQLKKS; encoded by the coding sequence ATGAATCCACTGCGTCAGCTCGAGGAATTCGGCCAGGCCGTCTGGGTGGACAACCTCCAGCGGAGCTACATCACCCAGGGGACGCTCCAGAAGCTCATCACCGAGGATGGGCTCAAGGGGCTGACCTCCAACCCCACCATCTTCCAGAAGGCGGTGGCGGGCAGCGAGGACTACGAGGACCTCTTCCAGTCCGCGCGGGGCCAGGGGCGCTCGGCGGGTGACGTCTACGAACAGCTCGCCGTGCGCGACGTGCAGGGCGCCGCCGACATCCTGCGCTCCGTCTATGACGCGCTGAAGGGGAGGGATGGCTACGCCTCGCTGGAGGTCTCCCCTCGGCTCGCGAACGACACGAAGGCCACGCTCGAGGAGGCGCGCAGGCTCTGGAAGACGCTGGACCGGCCCAACGTGATGATCAAGGTCCCCGGCACGGAAGCAGGGGTGCCCGCCATCGAGCAGCTCACCGCGGAGGGGCTGAACATCAACGTGACGCTCCTGTTCAGCCAGGAGCGCTACCGGCAGGTCACGCACGCGTACCTGACGGGTCTGGAGCGCTTCGCCAAGGCGGGCGGGGATTTGAGCAAGGTGTCCAGCGTGGCCTCGTTCTTCGTCAGCCGCATCGACGTGGCGGTGGACAAGGAGATCGAGCAGCGCCTGAAGGCGGGCGTCACCGCGGAGCAGCGCAAGGTGCTGGAGTCGCTGCACGGCAAGGTGGCCATCGCCAACGCGAAGCTCGCCTATCGCATCTACCAGGAGGTCTTCAGCAGTCCGCGCTGGAAGGCGCTCTCGGCGAAGGGCGCGAAGGTGCAGCGGGTGCTGTGGGCGAGCACCAGCACCAAGGACCCGAAGCTGCGCGACGTGCTCTACATCGAGGAGCTGATTGGCCCCGACACCGTGAACACGATGCCGCCGGCCACCATCGACGCCTTCAGGGACCACGGAAAGGTGCGCACCACGCTGCTGGAGGACCTGGCTGGCGCGAAGGAGACGATGCGCCAGCTGGAGGCCGGTGGGGTGTCGATGAAGAGCGTCACCGAGCGGCTGGCCGTGGACGGCGTGCGGCTCTTCGAGGAGTCGTTCGACGCGCTGCTGAAGGCGGTGGAGGCGCAGCTGAAGAAGTCGTAG
- a CDS encoding transketolase: MADTLAELAAQLRVDSIRATTAAGSGHPSSSMSAADIVAVLFQKYLRFDFQHPHAPDNDRFVLSKGHACPVLYAAFKAAGAIDDAELLSLRQFGSRLEGHPNPHVLPLVDVATGSLGQGLAIGVGMALTARLDQRRFRTYVMMGDSETAEGSVWEAFDKAAHYQLDTLCALIDMNRLGQSGETELGWNGEAYVARARAFGWHALAVDGHDLGAIDRALAEAQATKGKPTCLVFKTEKGHGYSLIANHEHWHGKPLPEDKAREAIQELGGERNLRFAVRKPEVTKPSAKPAAGPLKLPTYATDEKVATRKVYGDALAALGDAHPDLVALDAEVSNSTYSEELRKAHPDRYFEMYIAEQNMVSSGVGMAVLGKRVFVSTFAAFLSRAYDQLRMAAVSNATLHVCGSHAGVSIGEDGPSQMGLEDLAMMRAVAGSTVLYPSDANQTARLMAALVDLRGISYLRTTRAKTPVLYAPTEEFPIGGSKVLRRSDRDVVTLVAAGITLHEALEAHARLQDSGVAVRVIDLYSVKPVDVKTLRQAAKETQGRLLVVEDHWAEGGLADAVLEAFSDGTEPLPRVKRLAVRKLPGSGKPEELLAAAGIDAAHIVEAVHALRDTPAPEGSRATGTAKTRRAH; this comes from the coding sequence ATGGCAGACACCCTGGCAGAGCTCGCGGCGCAGCTGCGGGTCGACAGCATCCGCGCGACGACGGCGGCGGGCTCCGGACATCCGAGCTCATCCATGTCCGCGGCGGACATCGTCGCGGTGCTGTTCCAGAAGTACCTGCGCTTCGACTTCCAGCACCCGCACGCGCCGGACAATGACCGCTTCGTGCTCTCCAAGGGCCACGCCTGCCCGGTCCTCTACGCCGCGTTCAAGGCGGCGGGCGCCATCGACGACGCGGAGCTGTTGTCCCTGCGCCAGTTCGGCAGCCGCCTGGAGGGACACCCCAACCCGCACGTGCTGCCGCTGGTGGACGTGGCCACCGGCTCGCTCGGCCAGGGGCTGGCCATCGGCGTGGGCATGGCGCTCACCGCGCGCCTGGACCAGCGCCGCTTCCGCACGTACGTGATGATGGGCGACAGCGAGACGGCGGAGGGCTCGGTCTGGGAGGCGTTCGACAAGGCCGCGCACTACCAGCTCGACACCCTGTGCGCGCTCATCGACATGAACCGCCTGGGCCAGAGCGGCGAGACGGAGCTGGGCTGGAACGGCGAGGCCTATGTCGCCCGCGCGCGGGCCTTCGGCTGGCATGCGCTGGCCGTGGACGGACATGACCTGGGCGCCATCGACCGCGCGCTGGCCGAGGCCCAGGCCACGAAGGGCAAGCCCACGTGCCTCGTCTTCAAGACGGAGAAGGGCCACGGCTACTCGCTCATCGCCAACCATGAGCACTGGCACGGCAAGCCCCTGCCCGAGGACAAGGCGCGCGAGGCCATCCAGGAGCTCGGCGGCGAGCGGAACCTGCGCTTCGCGGTGCGCAAGCCGGAGGTGACGAAGCCCTCCGCGAAGCCCGCGGCTGGACCGCTGAAGCTGCCCACCTACGCCACGGACGAGAAGGTCGCCACGCGCAAGGTGTACGGCGACGCGCTCGCGGCGCTGGGGGACGCGCACCCGGACCTGGTCGCGCTGGACGCGGAGGTGTCCAACTCCACGTACTCGGAGGAGCTGCGCAAGGCGCACCCGGACCGGTACTTCGAGATGTACATCGCCGAGCAGAACATGGTGTCCAGCGGCGTGGGCATGGCGGTGCTGGGCAAGCGCGTCTTCGTCAGCACCTTCGCCGCGTTCCTGTCCCGCGCGTATGACCAACTGCGCATGGCGGCCGTGTCCAACGCGACCTTGCACGTGTGCGGCAGCCACGCGGGCGTGTCCATCGGCGAGGACGGCCCCTCGCAGATGGGGCTGGAGGACCTGGCGATGATGCGCGCCGTCGCCGGCAGCACCGTGCTCTACCCGAGCGACGCCAACCAGACGGCCCGACTGATGGCCGCCCTGGTGGACCTGCGCGGCATCAGCTACCTGCGCACCACGCGCGCCAAGACACCCGTGCTCTACGCGCCCACCGAGGAGTTCCCCATCGGCGGCAGCAAGGTGCTCCGGCGCTCGGACCGGGACGTCGTCACCCTCGTCGCCGCCGGCATCACGCTGCACGAGGCGCTGGAGGCCCACGCGCGGCTCCAGGATTCGGGCGTGGCCGTGCGCGTCATCGACCTGTACTCGGTGAAGCCCGTGGACGTGAAGACGCTGCGGCAGGCCGCGAAGGAGACCCAGGGCAGGCTCCTCGTCGTCGAGGACCACTGGGCGGAGGGTGGGCTCGCGGACGCGGTGCTCGAGGCCTTCTCGGACGGCACCGAGCCCTTGCCCCGCGTGAAGCGCCTCGCGGTGCGCAAGCTGCCCGGCTCCGGCAAGCCCGAGGAGCTGCTCGCCGCGGCGGGCATCGACGCGGCGCACATCGTCGAGGCCGTCCACGCCCTGCGCGACACCCCGGCGCCCGAGGGCTCGCGAGCCACCGGCACGGCGAAGACCCGCCGCGCCCATTGA